In one window of Episyrphus balteatus chromosome 3, idEpiBalt1.1, whole genome shotgun sequence DNA:
- the LOC129916957 gene encoding stromal cell-derived factor 2, translating into MKPKLELNHVLIAFNFLLNFVSIDGAKTHHVTCGSIVKLLNSDYGSRLHSHDVKYGSGSGQQSVTGIEIQEDVGSHWSIKAPTGKFCNRGEAIKCGDTIRLEHLTTKKNLHSHMFSSPLSGEQEVSCYGVDGLGDTGDHWEVVCSSDSWLRDSPVRFRHIDTGVYLGLSGRSFGRPISGQMEVVGFNNPQHGSRWTTAEGLFVVPQEKETEYAHTEL; encoded by the exons atgaagccaaaattagaattaaacCATGTCCTAATTGCATTTAATTTCCTGCTAAACTTTGTTTCCATTGATG GAGCTAAAACCCATCATGTCACATGTGGCTCCATAGTCAAGCTATTGAACTCAGACTACGGATCTCGACTGCATTCTCACGATGTCAAATACGGTTCTGGCTCTGGCCAACAGTCAGTGACAGGAATTGAAATCCAAGAAGATGTCGGCAGTCATTGGAGCATTAAAGCGCCAACTGGCAAATTCTGTAATCGAGGGGAGGCTATAAAGTGTGGAGACACCATCCGATTGGAACATCTTACCACAAAGAAGAACCTTCATTCGCACATGTTCTCCTCTCCACTCTCAGGTGAGCAGGAAGTCTCCTGCTACGGTGTTGATGGTTTGGGTGATACCGGCGATCATTGGGAGGTGGTTTGTAGTAGCGATAGCTGGCTTAGAGATTCGCCAGTGAGATTTAGACACATTGACACTGGAGTCTATCTTGGTTTGTCTGGACGATCGTTTGGTCGACCCATATCGGGACAAATGGAAGTTGTTGGTTTCAATAATCCACAACATGGATCTCGGTGGACTACTGCTGAAGGATTATTTGTAGTACCACAGGAGAAGGAAACCGAATATGCACACACTGAGTTGTAA